The Temnothorax longispinosus isolate EJ_2023e chromosome 4, Tlon_JGU_v1, whole genome shotgun sequence genome has a window encoding:
- the Grp gene encoding glycine-rich cuticle protein — MARPEAGYSYSQPSSSYGAPGGGGGFGGGGGGGGGGISLGGGGGGVGALFEGGGGGGGFGGGGAFGGFGGGGGLGGGVGGGGIQQFGAGGGAGFGGGFGGGALIQKHIYVHVPPPEAPEERVIRPIAPQGPAQKHYKIIFIKAPTPPTPTAPVIPALPQQDEQKTLIYVLVKKPEEAPEISLPTITPTQPSKPEVYFIKYKTQKEVTGGGGGGGGGFGGGIGGGGIGGGHGGGIGGGIGGTGPSGPSTSYGAPSGGSGPY; from the exons ATGGCGCGGCCGGAAGCCGGATACTCCTACAGCCAGCCTAGCAGTAGCTACGGTGCtcccggcggcggcggtggatTCGGCGGAGGCGGCGGAGGAGGCGGCGGAGGGATATCCCTCGGAGGAGGCGGCGGAGGGGTCGGCGCTTTATTCGAAggtggtggcggtggcggtggattcggcggcggcggtgcaTTCGGCGGATTCGGCGGAGGAGGTGGCCTCGGCGGCGGGGTTGGCGGTGGTGGTATCCAACAGTTCGGCGCAGGTGGCGGAGCTGGATTCGGTGGTGGATTCGGCGGTGGCGCGCTCATTCAGAAACACATCTACGTTCACGTACCACCCCCGGAGGCTCCCGAAGAAAGAGTGATCAGGCCGATCGCGCCGCAGGGTCCGGCGCAGAAGCACTACAAGATCATCTTCATCAAGGCGCCCACTCCGCCAACCCCGACCGCTCCGGTGATCCCCGCGCTGCCGCAACAGGACGAGCAGAAAACGCTCATCTACGTGCTGGTCAAGAAACCCGAAGAGGCACCCGAGATCAGCCTGCCCACCATCACGCCCACTCAGCCCAGCAAACCGGAAGTCTACTTTATCAAATACAAGACGCAG AAGGAAGTTaccggtggcggcggcggcggcggcggcggtttcGGCGGTGGtatcggcggcggcggtatCGGCGGCGGTCACGGCGGCGGAATCGGCGGCGGAATCGGTGGCACCGGACCGAGCGGACCCAGCACGAGTTACGGGGCACCCAGTGGTGGATCCGGGCCATACTAG